The Halobellus sp. MBLA0158 genome has a window encoding:
- a CDS encoding fibrillarin-like rRNA/tRNA 2'-O-methyltransferase, with the protein MSDALPDGVRRLSIDGRERLATRGAPVYGEPQTDEGWRAWDPGRSKLGAMLELGMDLGLDGGERVLYLGAASGTTVSHVADFAGPTYAVEFAPRPARDLVGVAEDRDNLFPLLKDAREPETYAHVVESDLDCLIQDVATRGQSTVAVRNRQFLAPDGRLLAAIKARSEDVLVDPSEVFGDVLDELREGYRILETERLDRFHDDHLAVVAEPK; encoded by the coding sequence CCGCGAGCGGCTCGCGACGCGCGGCGCCCCGGTCTACGGCGAGCCGCAGACGGACGAGGGCTGGCGCGCGTGGGACCCCGGCCGCTCGAAGCTCGGCGCGATGCTCGAACTCGGGATGGACCTCGGCCTCGACGGCGGCGAGCGCGTGCTCTACCTCGGCGCGGCGTCGGGGACGACCGTCTCCCACGTCGCCGACTTCGCGGGCCCGACCTACGCCGTCGAGTTCGCGCCGCGCCCGGCGCGCGACCTGGTCGGCGTCGCGGAGGACCGGGACAATCTCTTTCCCCTCCTGAAGGACGCCCGCGAGCCCGAGACGTACGCCCACGTCGTCGAGTCCGACCTCGACTGCCTGATCCAGGACGTCGCCACCCGCGGGCAGTCGACCGTCGCCGTCCGGAATCGACAGTTCCTCGCGCCCGACGGGCGGCTGCTCGCGGCGATCAAGGCGCGGAGCGAGGACGTCCTGGTGGACCCCTCGGAGGTCTTCGGCGACGTCCTCGACGAGCTCAGGGAGGGGTACCGAATCCTGGAGACCGAGCGGCTGGACCGCTTCCACGACGACCACCTCGCGGTCGTCGCCGAGCCGAAGTGA
- a CDS encoding glutamate--cysteine ligase codes for MDLGSADAFDRMGTLGVEEEFYIVDERGRPVSGISDLVYDHPPTGVLEDRIDHELFQFTIETQTPLIEDVGAAGAVIREVREALVDHADAHGYRIAAAGLHPTAEWYEEDHATKPRYQSQLNRIRYPQHRNITSGLHVHVGVDDPEKATWIANELRWYLPPVLALSVNSPFWCGYDTGLASARAKIFEALPNTGIPTRFSDFEAYLDFERRMVELGSIEDRGELWYDVRPHTGHGTVEVRTPDAQTDPAATADFVEYVHALVTDLAARYEDGESGTDVRREILDANKWHAMRYGYDAEFITRDAEDTVTLAEFVAAETDRLATDALRRRFDAESDAARQRHLVDERGFDALCESLCLD; via the coding sequence ATGGACCTAGGGTCGGCTGACGCCTTCGACCGGATGGGCACGCTCGGCGTCGAAGAGGAGTTCTACATCGTCGACGAGCGCGGCCGCCCGGTCTCGGGCATCTCTGATCTCGTCTACGACCACCCGCCGACGGGCGTCCTCGAAGACCGCATCGACCACGAGCTGTTCCAGTTCACGATCGAGACCCAGACGCCGCTGATCGAGGACGTCGGCGCCGCGGGCGCCGTGATCCGCGAGGTCCGCGAGGCGCTCGTCGACCACGCGGACGCGCACGGCTACCGCATCGCCGCCGCGGGGCTCCACCCGACGGCGGAGTGGTACGAGGAAGACCACGCCACGAAGCCGCGGTACCAATCCCAACTGAACCGGATCCGGTACCCCCAACACCGGAACATCACCTCGGGACTCCACGTCCACGTCGGCGTCGACGACCCCGAAAAGGCGACCTGGATCGCGAACGAGCTCCGGTGGTACCTCCCGCCGGTGCTCGCGCTGTCGGTCAACTCTCCCTTCTGGTGCGGGTACGACACCGGCCTGGCCTCCGCCCGCGCGAAGATCTTCGAGGCGCTCCCCAACACGGGGATACCGACCCGCTTTTCGGACTTCGAGGCGTACCTCGACTTCGAGCGGCGGATGGTCGAACTCGGCTCGATCGAGGACCGGGGCGAACTCTGGTACGACGTCCGCCCGCACACCGGCCACGGGACCGTCGAGGTCCGGACGCCGGACGCCCAGACCGACCCCGCCGCGACGGCCGACTTCGTCGAGTACGTCCACGCGCTCGTGACGGACCTCGCCGCGCGCTACGAGGACGGCGAGTCCGGGACCGACGTCCGCCGGGAGATCCTCGATGCCAACAAGTGGCACGCGATGCGCTACGGCTACGACGCCGAGTTCATCACGCGGGACGCCGAAGACACCGTGACCCTCGCGGAGTTCGTCGCGGCCGAGACCGACCGCCTCGCGACCGACGCGCTCCGCCGCCGGTTCGACGCCGAGAGCGACGCCGCCCGGCAGCGACACCTCGTCGACGAGCGGGGGTTCGACGCGCTCTGTGAGTCGCTCTGTCTCGATTGA
- a CDS encoding winged helix-turn-helix transcriptional regulator — translation MSSDDPHDGDDSTERGAGDSDAEPEEGTVDVEVGDVGGAAEADADGESQSARERLEAEADRAVSEFDEGIVDLLAWLLDTETRARIYVYLRKNPHSTSEEVADGTGLYPSTVREALAELHDESTVSRRKRESAGAGNNPYEYTAIAPSDLVRSVAEQVQSELNTVFNLDRRLGGSDEDGGTGPVSITVGESDDEPDHSETDADGADDTDDAGDADEA, via the coding sequence ATGTCCTCCGACGATCCACACGACGGCGACGACAGCACCGAGCGCGGAGCGGGCGATTCGGACGCCGAGCCCGAGGAGGGAACCGTCGACGTCGAGGTCGGCGACGTCGGCGGCGCCGCAGAGGCGGACGCGGACGGCGAGTCCCAGAGCGCGCGCGAGCGACTGGAGGCGGAGGCCGACCGCGCCGTCTCCGAGTTCGACGAGGGGATCGTCGACCTCTTGGCGTGGCTGCTCGACACGGAGACCCGCGCCCGGATCTACGTGTACCTCCGGAAGAACCCCCACTCCACGAGCGAGGAGGTCGCCGACGGGACGGGGCTGTATCCGAGCACCGTCCGCGAGGCGCTGGCGGAGCTCCACGACGAGAGCACGGTATCGCGGCGCAAGCGCGAGAGCGCGGGCGCCGGCAACAACCCCTACGAGTACACCGCGATCGCGCCGAGCGACCTGGTCCGCAGCGTCGCCGAACAGGTTCAATCGGAGCTGAACACGGTGTTCAATCTGGACCGACGGCTCGGCGGGTCCGACGAGGACGGCGGGACCGGCCCGGTCAGCATCACCGTGGGTGAGAGCGACGACGAGCCCGACCATTCGGAGACCGACGCCGACGGCGCCGACGACACGGATGACGCCGGCGATGCCGACGAGGCGTAG
- a CDS encoding phosphoglycerol geranylgeranyltransferase produces the protein MTGPWTEWDHVLKVDPDKDLVDGETFEDVCRTGTDAIEIGGTLDITTQKMQNVVDACARYDVPLYQEPSNPGVVIESEDLDGYLVPTVFNADSSFWVTGAHKEWVRIDGPLDWDRTTTEAYIVLNPEASVAELTEADTDQSAEDVASFAAVAEKMFGQEIVYIEYSGTFGDPEKVAAARDALEESTLFYGGGIGDYDSAYEMGKHADTIVVGDLLHDEGVDAVRETVEGVKDAHAEAVVE, from the coding sequence ATGACCGGGCCTTGGACCGAGTGGGACCACGTGCTGAAAGTGGACCCGGACAAAGACCTCGTCGACGGAGAGACGTTCGAGGACGTCTGCCGGACGGGCACCGACGCCATCGAGATCGGGGGCACCCTCGACATCACGACCCAGAAGATGCAGAACGTCGTCGACGCCTGCGCGCGCTACGACGTGCCGCTCTACCAGGAGCCCTCGAACCCAGGCGTCGTCATCGAGTCCGAGGACCTCGACGGCTACCTCGTGCCCACCGTGTTCAACGCCGACTCCTCCTTTTGGGTCACCGGCGCGCACAAGGAGTGGGTCCGGATCGACGGCCCGCTCGACTGGGACCGCACCACGACCGAAGCCTACATCGTCCTCAACCCCGAGGCGTCGGTGGCGGAACTCACCGAGGCCGACACCGACCAGAGCGCCGAGGACGTCGCCTCCTTCGCGGCCGTCGCCGAGAAGATGTTCGGCCAGGAGATCGTCTACATCGAGTACTCGGGGACCTTCGGCGACCCCGAGAAGGTCGCCGCCGCCCGCGACGCCCTGGAGGAGTCGACGCTGTTCTACGGCGGCGGCATCGGCGACTACGACAGCGCCTACGAGATGGGCAAGCACGCCGACACCATCGTCGTCGGCGATCTCCTCCACGACGAGGGCGTCGACGCCGTCCGCGAGACCGTCGAAGGTGTGAAGGACGCCCACGCCGAGGCCGTCGTCGAGTAG
- a CDS encoding winged helix-turn-helix domain-containing protein, with amino-acid sequence MPISAEQFESITESDDGPTPGTNAYEILSFLEAHAEEAFTQSEIAEATGINKGSVGPTLTRLRDTGRVDHKGVYWRVSDHVRSLDAAAAHTDDVAASYEDEPMAYDEWQEHAVDPRKERE; translated from the coding sequence ATGCCAATCAGTGCCGAGCAGTTCGAATCGATAACGGAGTCGGATGATGGCCCGACGCCGGGGACGAACGCATACGAGATACTCTCGTTCCTCGAAGCTCACGCTGAGGAAGCGTTCACCCAAAGCGAGATCGCAGAAGCGACCGGGATCAACAAAGGATCAGTCGGACCGACGCTCACTCGGCTGCGCGACACTGGCCGGGTTGATCACAAAGGGGTGTACTGGCGGGTGAGCGATCACGTCCGGAGTCTGGACGCTGCAGCCGCTCACACAGACGACGTCGCCGCGAGCTACGAAGACGAGCCGATGGCGTACGACGAGTGGCAGGAACACGCAGTCGATCCCCGTAAGGAACGTGAGTGA
- the aspS gene encoding aspartate--tRNA(Asn) ligase: MNGRTYTADAEPGETVTVAGWVHEVRDLGGIAFLILRDKSGKIQIKLEEDSMDDELVETGLGVARESVITVTGSVKEEPRAPTDVEVVPESIEVLAESDTELPLDPSGKVDAELSTRLDNRTLDLRKEEVKAIFEIRSEILRSVRDAFRDLGCTEINTPKIVATGTEGGTELFPITYFGEEAFMNQSPQLFKQLMVGSGLERVFEIGPIFRAEEHNTPRHLNEATSIDFESAFVDHTEAMDACEHVVKSAYEGVAENCQSQLETLGLGEEFEVPEGEFPRLTYEEAIERINATGELDEQLVWGDDLPTEGERALGDDVGSHYFITDWPSEIKPFYIKDHDDDEQLSTGFDMMHPRMELVSGGQREHRYDHLVAGFEQQGLDPDQFEYYTKMFKYGMPPHAGWGLGGERLVMTMLGLDNIREAVLFPRDRQRLSP, encoded by the coding sequence ATGAACGGCAGAACGTACACGGCCGACGCCGAGCCGGGCGAGACGGTCACCGTCGCCGGCTGGGTCCACGAGGTCCGCGACCTCGGCGGCATCGCCTTCCTCATCCTCCGCGACAAGTCGGGCAAGATCCAGATCAAGCTCGAAGAGGACTCGATGGACGACGAGCTCGTCGAGACCGGTCTCGGCGTGGCGCGCGAGAGCGTCATCACCGTCACCGGATCGGTGAAGGAAGAGCCGCGCGCGCCGACCGACGTCGAGGTCGTTCCGGAGTCGATCGAGGTGCTCGCCGAGTCCGACACCGAGCTCCCGCTGGACCCCTCCGGGAAGGTCGACGCCGAGCTCTCGACGCGGCTCGACAACCGGACGCTCGACCTCCGGAAAGAAGAGGTAAAGGCGATCTTCGAGATCCGCTCGGAGATCCTTCGGTCCGTCCGCGACGCCTTCCGCGACCTCGGCTGCACGGAGATCAACACGCCGAAGATCGTCGCCACCGGGACCGAGGGCGGCACCGAGCTCTTCCCGATCACCTACTTCGGCGAGGAGGCGTTTATGAATCAGTCGCCGCAGCTGTTCAAGCAGCTGATGGTCGGCTCCGGCCTCGAACGCGTCTTCGAGATCGGCCCGATATTCCGCGCCGAAGAGCACAACACGCCGCGACACCTCAACGAGGCGACCTCGATCGACTTCGAGTCCGCCTTCGTCGACCACACCGAGGCGATGGACGCCTGCGAGCACGTCGTCAAGAGCGCCTACGAGGGCGTCGCCGAGAACTGCCAGTCGCAGCTCGAAACCCTCGGCCTCGGCGAGGAGTTCGAGGTCCCCGAGGGTGAGTTCCCGCGGCTCACCTACGAGGAGGCCATCGAGCGCATCAACGCCACGGGCGAACTCGACGAACAGCTCGTGTGGGGCGACGACCTCCCCACCGAGGGCGAGCGCGCGCTCGGCGACGACGTGGGCTCCCACTACTTCATCACCGACTGGCCCAGCGAGATCAAGCCGTTCTACATCAAGGACCACGACGACGACGAGCAGCTCTCGACGGGCTTCGACATGATGCACCCGCGGATGGAGCTTGTCTCCGGCGGCCAGCGTGAGCACCGCTACGACCACCTCGTCGCGGGCTTCGAGCAGCAGGGCCTCGACCCCGACCAGTTCGAGTACTACACCAAGATGTTCAAGTACGGGATGCCGCCGCACGCCGGCTGGGGCCTCGGCGGCGAGCGCCTCGTGATGACGATGCTCGGCCTGGACAACATCCGGGAAGCGGTGCTGTTCCCGCGCGATCGCCAACGTCTGAGCCCGTAG
- a CDS encoding UPF0175 family protein, producing MPSISARIPDDEREELEEVADLLDEDKSTTIRKALDEGLRSIRVRIAAERYQSGAVSVNEAARLAGVSLAEWLEIARERNLTTQLRPEDVERDAESATEL from the coding sequence GTGCCCTCGATCAGCGCTCGGATCCCGGACGACGAACGGGAAGAACTGGAGGAAGTGGCCGATCTACTGGACGAAGACAAGAGCACGACGATCCGGAAGGCCCTCGACGAGGGGCTCAGGTCGATCCGCGTCCGCATCGCGGCCGAGCGGTATCAGTCCGGGGCGGTGTCCGTCAACGAGGCCGCGCGCCTGGCCGGCGTCTCGCTCGCGGAGTGGCTGGAGATCGCGCGGGAGCGAAATCTGACGACGCAGTTGCGTCCGGAGGACGTCGAACGCGATGCCGAGAGCGCGACCGAGCTGTAG
- a CDS encoding pantoate kinase, producing MTDEATAFVPGHITGFFSAHPADDPSAAGSRGAGITLSHGVDVRVRRGDARDDHDESGPAVALNGDAVEIDAVGAVLRELDATDAVVTAETPLPLGAGFGVSGALALGTAYAVNAVYDARQTENGLVGIAHRAEVEAGTGLGDVVAQARGGLPIRLDPGGPDHGRLDGVPASPRVEYVTFGSVSTEAVLSGDTDALTAAGERALADLREDPTTERFVALSRRFASEADLLTDRVAEAVADVRDAGGDAAMAMLGDTVFAFGDGLSAAGYDPAVCSVHAAGATLRSESD from the coding sequence ATGACAGACGAGGCGACGGCGTTCGTGCCCGGCCACATCACCGGCTTCTTCAGCGCCCACCCCGCTGACGACCCGTCGGCCGCGGGCTCGCGCGGCGCCGGGATCACGCTGTCGCACGGCGTCGACGTCCGGGTCCGGCGCGGCGACGCCCGTGACGATCACGACGAGTCCGGGCCTGCGGTCGCGCTCAACGGCGACGCCGTCGAAATCGACGCCGTCGGCGCCGTCCTCCGCGAACTGGACGCGACCGATGCCGTCGTGACCGCCGAGACGCCGCTCCCGCTCGGTGCGGGCTTCGGCGTCTCCGGCGCGCTCGCGCTCGGGACCGCCTACGCCGTCAACGCGGTCTACGACGCCCGACAGACCGAGAACGGTCTGGTGGGGATCGCCCACCGCGCCGAGGTCGAGGCGGGCACCGGCCTCGGCGACGTGGTCGCGCAGGCCCGCGGGGGACTCCCGATCCGCCTCGATCCCGGCGGACCCGACCACGGCCGACTCGACGGCGTCCCGGCCAGCCCGCGCGTCGAGTACGTCACCTTCGGCTCGGTCTCGACCGAGGCCGTGCTCTCCGGCGACACGGACGCGCTCACCGCCGCGGGCGAGCGTGCGCTCGCGGATCTCCGGGAGGATCCCACGACCGAGCGCTTCGTCGCGCTCTCGCGACGCTTCGCCAGCGAGGCGGACCTCCTCACCGACCGCGTCGCCGAGGCCGTCGCGGACGTCCGGGACGCGGGCGGCGACGCCGCGATGGCGATGCTCGGCGACACGGTCTTCGCCTTCGGCGACGGCCTCTCGGCGGCCGGCTACGACCCCGCCGTCTGCTCGGTCCACGCCGCCGGCGCCACGCTGCGGTCCGAGTCGGACTGA
- a CDS encoding 4-phosphopantoate--beta-alanine ligase, with translation MSEIDVPESHPRYQSLLTRHRIEAGVEKGITSKQGLIAEGRGEAFDYLLGERTIASADEAARAAAALLLLAERPVLSVNGNVAALVPGEMIDLAAAVGADVEVNLFNRTDERMRAIVDHLREHGADDAGVPIKGLAADGRIPGLDHERATVDADGIGSADVVLVPLEDGDRAEALSAMGKTEIVIDLNPLSRSAQTAAVPIVDNILRAIPNITEHARELSAASDEELERIVREFDPERALAAAEDVIRSGDLD, from the coding sequence ATGAGCGAGATCGACGTGCCCGAGAGTCACCCCCGATACCAGTCGCTGCTCACGCGACACCGGATCGAGGCGGGCGTCGAGAAGGGCATCACGAGCAAGCAGGGTCTGATCGCCGAGGGCCGCGGCGAGGCCTTCGACTACCTGCTGGGCGAGCGCACCATCGCGTCGGCCGACGAGGCCGCGCGGGCCGCGGCGGCGCTGTTGCTCCTCGCCGAGCGCCCGGTCCTCTCGGTGAACGGCAACGTCGCGGCGCTCGTGCCCGGCGAGATGATCGACCTCGCGGCCGCGGTCGGCGCCGACGTCGAAGTGAATCTCTTCAACCGAACCGACGAGCGGATGCGCGCGATCGTCGATCATCTCCGCGAGCACGGCGCCGACGACGCGGGCGTCCCGATCAAGGGCCTCGCCGCCGACGGGCGCATCCCCGGCCTCGACCACGAGCGCGCGACGGTCGACGCCGACGGTATCGGGAGCGCGGACGTCGTGCTCGTCCCCCTGGAGGACGGCGACCGCGCGGAGGCGCTCTCGGCGATGGGCAAGACCGAGATCGTGATCGACCTGAACCCCCTCTCGCGGTCGGCCCAGACCGCCGCGGTCCCGATCGTCGACAACATCCTCAGAGCGATCCCGAACATCACCGAACACGCCCGGGAACTGTCGGCCGCGTCCGACGAGGAACTGGAGCGGATCGTCCGGGAGTTCGACCCAGAGCGCGCGCTCGCGGCCGCCGAGGACGTGATCCGGTCTGGCGACCTCGACTGA
- a CDS encoding DUF2103 domain-containing protein — MDCRRCGTPLERPGDYCLVCDTANCDAVVVVFERDRAELTMLDGEDVVGRTTVTTLPEDDPEAEVVELRNFAGQVADDIRRKRPETVFAAGDRDVLREARAQLHHEFYRIAGDDPVERVLERRGDRSLEVVDTPPREKLGGSHSTLIGGRDGRRAIGVVADHPHVKKIVPGPIDAGGTGSRTGLRAKVTRADDNGNVRLLLRDGSSVQENRIVTTAMDRETGEFVRDDLNDALKEAELQE, encoded by the coding sequence ATGGACTGCCGGCGGTGCGGGACCCCGCTCGAACGCCCGGGCGACTACTGCCTGGTCTGCGACACCGCCAACTGCGACGCCGTCGTGGTCGTCTTCGAGCGCGACCGCGCGGAGCTGACGATGCTCGACGGCGAGGACGTCGTCGGCCGGACGACGGTGACGACCCTCCCCGAGGACGACCCCGAGGCCGAGGTCGTCGAACTCCGGAACTTCGCGGGCCAGGTCGCCGACGACATCAGGCGCAAGCGCCCCGAGACCGTCTTCGCCGCCGGCGACCGCGACGTGCTGCGGGAGGCCCGCGCGCAACTGCACCACGAGTTCTACCGGATCGCCGGCGACGACCCCGTCGAGCGCGTGCTGGAACGCCGCGGCGACCGCTCGCTGGAGGTCGTCGACACGCCGCCGCGAGAGAAGCTCGGCGGGTCGCACTCGACGCTCATCGGCGGCCGCGACGGCCGGCGGGCGATCGGCGTCGTGGCCGACCACCCGCACGTGAAGAAGATCGTCCCCGGGCCGATCGACGCCGGCGGCACCGGCTCCCGGACGGGCCTGCGGGCGAAGGTCACCCGCGCCGACGACAACGGCAACGTCCGACTCCTGCTCCGCGACGGATCGAGCGTCCAGGAGAACCGGATCGTCACGACCGCGATGGACAGGGAGACGGGCGAGTTCGTCCGCGATGACCTCAACGACGCGCTCAAAGAGGCCGAGTTGCAGGAGTAG
- the truD gene encoding tRNA pseudouridine(13) synthase TruD has product MREAHPRERRVGIEYYLSDAAGTGGRLRATPEDFRVRELETVGPEPLSADVGDYPHLLVRATLREWDTNDFARRLSGALGISRERVSWAGTKDKHAVTTQLFSLAEIDPDDLPDVDGAEIEALGRVGRALHFGDLAGNAFEIRVRDADIGSVEAITAELHAPFEGGSDSGGDRASPLDVAVPNYFGHQRFGSRRPVTHEVGLRIARGEWREAVLTYVGNPFDAEPEATQEARTFVDEQAETADPDWAEAIERMPGALRFERSMIHRLREDGAESPDDWRRALEAVPTNLQRLFVNAAQSFAFNRIVSERLSRGLPLARPVEGDVVCFADTDAPEGLYRPDPNRTQVATERRVDVMTRHCERGRAFVTAPLVGTETDLADGEPGEIERAVLDDLGLEPGDFDLPGEFHSTGTRRAVFVRTGVEVAVGDSDAGDEIERPADAYDLSFSLPSGSYATVLLREYLKVDSQDL; this is encoded by the coding sequence ATGCGCGAGGCACACCCGCGGGAACGGCGCGTCGGCATCGAGTACTACCTGAGCGACGCCGCCGGGACCGGCGGTCGGCTCCGCGCGACCCCCGAGGACTTTCGCGTCCGGGAACTGGAGACCGTCGGTCCGGAGCCGCTGTCGGCGGACGTCGGAGACTACCCCCACCTGCTCGTCCGCGCGACGCTCCGGGAGTGGGACACGAACGACTTCGCGCGCCGGCTCTCTGGCGCGCTCGGAATCAGCCGCGAGCGGGTGTCGTGGGCGGGCACGAAGGACAAGCACGCGGTCACGACACAGCTGTTCTCCCTCGCCGAGATCGACCCCGACGACCTCCCGGACGTCGACGGCGCCGAGATCGAGGCGCTCGGCCGGGTCGGGCGCGCGCTCCACTTCGGCGACCTGGCGGGGAACGCCTTCGAGATCCGCGTCCGCGACGCCGACATCGGGTCGGTGGAGGCGATCACCGCCGAACTGCACGCGCCGTTCGAGGGCGGTTCGGACAGCGGAGGGGACCGAGCCAGCCCCCTCGACGTCGCGGTACCGAACTACTTCGGCCACCAGCGCTTCGGGAGCCGCCGGCCCGTCACCCACGAGGTCGGCCTCCGCATCGCCCGCGGCGAGTGGCGCGAGGCGGTCCTGACCTACGTCGGCAACCCCTTCGACGCCGAGCCCGAGGCGACACAGGAAGCCCGGACCTTCGTCGACGAGCAGGCCGAGACGGCCGATCCCGATTGGGCGGAAGCGATCGAGCGGATGCCCGGCGCGCTCCGCTTCGAGCGGTCGATGATCCACCGCCTGCGGGAGGACGGCGCCGAGTCGCCGGACGACTGGCGACGCGCGCTGGAGGCGGTCCCGACGAACCTCCAGCGGCTGTTCGTCAACGCGGCGCAGTCTTTCGCGTTCAACCGCATCGTCAGCGAGCGCCTCTCGCGGGGGCTCCCGCTGGCGCGCCCCGTCGAGGGCGACGTGGTGTGCTTCGCCGACACCGACGCCCCGGAGGGGCTCTACCGACCTGATCCCAACCGGACGCAGGTCGCGACCGAGCGCCGCGTCGACGTGATGACCCGGCACTGCGAGCGAGGTCGGGCGTTCGTGACGGCGCCGCTTGTGGGTACCGAGACCGACCTCGCCGACGGCGAACCCGGCGAGATCGAGCGCGCGGTGCTGGACGACCTCGGGCTCGAACCGGGCGACTTCGACCTCCCGGGCGAGTTCCACTCGACGGGGACGCGGCGGGCGGTGTTCGTGCGGACGGGCGTCGAGGTCGCGGTCGGCGACAGCGACGCCGGCGACGAGATCGAACGCCCCGCCGATGCCTACGACCTCTCGTTTTCGCTTCCGTCGGGCTCGTACGCGACCGTCCTGCTCCGGGAGTACCTGAAGGTCGACTCGCAGGATCTCTGA
- a CDS encoding PAS domain-containing sensor histidine kinase has product MKDPAGSDAAAAFSQVASDLGDAVLLYDAESGALRHATGGVDDVFGYSCERFRDLDPAAYADDPEREAASRAAAARDAADGGSGTYRWRARRADGTTFTAESTVSRTAVDGRACLACVVRDVTARAEREHRLERLAETLVHDLRNPLNAAEAQAGILRTEVEGGREFLDRLDRVHARMRDIVGDVHALVSDGRRIDDPESVDLDAVVADAWAAVSECQDDRAGADCGDVGRCEFSIEGSLGTVVGDARRLGRLFENLFENALRHAGDGGVSVRVAPLDRGGVAVVDDGPGIPAGDRGRIFEHGYTTADDGTGFGLNIVAAAVEAHGWEIAVCESESGGARFEITGMDAVGAERADGRR; this is encoded by the coding sequence ATGAAGGACCCCGCGGGATCGGACGCGGCAGCGGCGTTCTCGCAGGTCGCCTCCGACCTCGGAGACGCGGTGCTGCTGTACGACGCCGAGAGCGGCGCGCTCCGTCACGCGACCGGCGGCGTCGACGACGTCTTCGGCTACTCCTGCGAGCGGTTCCGCGACCTCGACCCCGCGGCGTACGCCGACGACCCGGAGCGCGAGGCCGCCTCGCGGGCGGCGGCCGCGCGGGACGCCGCAGACGGCGGCAGCGGGACGTACCGCTGGCGGGCCCGGCGGGCGGACGGCACGACCTTCACCGCGGAGTCGACCGTCTCCCGGACCGCCGTCGACGGCCGCGCGTGCCTGGCGTGCGTCGTCAGGGACGTCACGGCGAGAGCCGAGCGCGAGCACCGGCTCGAACGCCTCGCGGAGACGCTCGTCCACGACCTCCGGAACCCCCTGAACGCGGCCGAGGCCCAGGCGGGCATCCTCAGGACCGAGGTCGAGGGTGGCCGCGAGTTCCTGGACCGGCTCGACCGGGTCCACGCCCGGATGCGCGACATCGTCGGCGACGTCCACGCGCTCGTCAGCGACGGCCGCCGCATCGACGACCCCGAGAGCGTCGACCTCGACGCGGTCGTCGCCGACGCCTGGGCGGCCGTCAGCGAGTGCCAGGACGACCGGGCCGGCGCGGACTGCGGCGACGTGGGGCGCTGTGAGTTCAGCATCGAGGGCTCGCTCGGGACGGTCGTCGGCGACGCGCGGCGGCTCGGCCGGCTCTTCGAGAACCTCTTCGAGAACGCGCTCCGACACGCCGGCGACGGCGGCGTCAGCGTCCGCGTCGCCCCGCTCGACCGCGGGGGCGTCGCCGTCGTCGACGACGGCCCGGGCATCCCGGCCGGGGATAGAGGCCGGATCTTCGAGCACGGGTACACCACGGCCGACGACGGGACGGGCTTCGGCCTGAACATCGTCGCCGCCGCGGTCGAGGCCCACGGCTGGGAGATCGCCGTCTGCGAGTCGGAATCGGGGGGAGCCCGCTTCGAGATCACCGGGATGGACGCGGTCGGGGCCGAGCGGGCGGACGGCCGGCGGTGA
- the pth2 gene encoding peptidyl-tRNA hydrolase Pth2, whose amino-acid sequence MKQAIVARTDLGMGRGKLAAQVAHASLSAYEDTDDRTRKRWKGEGQKKVVLKADGEETLFRLADEAERLGLPNAVVRDAGHTQLDPGTVTCLAVGPAADDDVDRVTGDLSLY is encoded by the coding sequence ATGAAGCAGGCCATCGTCGCCCGGACCGACCTCGGGATGGGCCGCGGGAAGCTGGCCGCACAGGTCGCCCACGCGTCGCTGTCGGCGTACGAGGACACCGACGACCGGACCCGGAAGCGCTGGAAGGGCGAGGGGCAGAAGAAGGTCGTCCTCAAGGCCGACGGCGAGGAGACGCTGTTCCGCCTCGCCGACGAGGCCGAGCGGCTGGGCCTGCCGAACGCCGTCGTCCGCGACGCCGGCCACACCCAGCTCGACCCCGGAACCGTGACCTGTCTGGCGGTCGGCCCGGCCGCCGACGACGATGTCGACCGCGTGACGGGCGACCTCTCGCTGTACTGA